A single Dethiosulfovibrio peptidovorans DNA region contains:
- a CDS encoding sodium:alanine symporter family protein, which translates to MSTGFARWKAITREKGPGVFSIYVEDRRKEMKYMEIWDGFMKIVLGFSGFIWGDFMLYFLGLGALFITIRSGAIQFRHFGYAWSQTIGKAFSRKKASVTSDTSEGTLSPFEALSTALANTIGSGNIVGVALAIYWGGPGAVFWMWLLAFLGMGTKFAEVIMGQKYRERLEDGTFVGGPQYFLSVGLKKFGLGWLGPFYAIMLVLTLAITEMIQCNSLTASVHEAFGIPVTVSGIFFTVLVAIILFGGITRVGVVAGKVVPFMAAIYIGAGLVIVVMNASQVPAILSMIVTGAFTPVAAVGGFGGATVATAMRWGLARGAFSNEAGDGAAAIAHATAVTDHPVRQGLYGIMEVFIDTVLVCTVTALVVLITGAWTGTNAGDAPERLTTIAFGIIWGGFGKSLVAVCLTLFAFTSMLAYGYYGETQGTYFGGKPLGIVVRCLFIASIFIGIFWNAKQLWPFCDVFFAGMIFPTVVGLILMNREYAELVREFFTTPEKYYMKDKRKS; encoded by the coding sequence TTGTCCACCGGATTTGCGCGTTGGAAGGCGATTACCAGGGAAAAAGGCCCTGGAGTTTTTTCGATCTACGTGGAGGACAGGCGAAAGGAGATGAAATACATGGAGATATGGGACGGATTCATGAAGATTGTTCTTGGTTTTTCAGGCTTTATATGGGGAGACTTCATGCTGTACTTCTTGGGCTTGGGAGCACTCTTCATCACCATCAGATCCGGTGCTATTCAATTTCGACACTTCGGATATGCATGGAGTCAGACGATCGGGAAAGCTTTCTCCCGAAAGAAGGCTTCTGTGACAAGCGATACCTCGGAGGGGACCCTCTCTCCTTTTGAGGCTCTCTCGACAGCTTTAGCCAACACAATTGGTTCGGGGAACATCGTTGGCGTCGCCTTGGCCATCTATTGGGGCGGCCCCGGCGCTGTCTTTTGGATGTGGCTTCTCGCCTTTCTGGGTATGGGAACTAAGTTCGCTGAAGTTATCATGGGACAAAAGTATCGAGAACGCTTGGAGGATGGGACCTTTGTCGGAGGCCCCCAGTACTTTTTAAGCGTCGGGCTGAAGAAGTTTGGTTTAGGTTGGCTTGGCCCCTTTTACGCAATTATGCTGGTTCTCACCCTGGCCATAACTGAAATGATTCAGTGTAATTCTTTGACAGCCTCGGTACATGAGGCTTTTGGCATCCCAGTGACGGTCTCGGGCATCTTCTTTACTGTTCTGGTAGCGATCATCCTCTTCGGCGGGATTACCCGAGTTGGGGTCGTTGCCGGGAAGGTCGTTCCCTTCATGGCAGCAATTTACATTGGAGCAGGATTGGTTATCGTGGTGATGAACGCATCACAGGTTCCGGCTATTTTGTCAATGATCGTCACAGGAGCCTTCACACCTGTAGCCGCAGTTGGGGGGTTTGGTGGAGCTACCGTAGCCACGGCAATGCGATGGGGGTTGGCCCGTGGGGCCTTTTCTAACGAAGCAGGCGACGGAGCCGCCGCTATCGCTCACGCCACGGCCGTAACCGATCATCCAGTTCGCCAAGGATTATACGGCATAATGGAAGTGTTCATAGATACAGTTCTGGTCTGTACTGTCACGGCTTTGGTGGTCCTCATTACCGGAGCTTGGACTGGTACCAATGCTGGCGATGCCCCGGAGCGATTGACGACTATCGCTTTTGGAATAATATGGGGTGGATTTGGGAAATCCTTGGTCGCCGTCTGTCTCACCCTTTTTGCCTTCACGTCCATGCTTGCATACGGGTACTATGGCGAAACTCAAGGAACGTATTTTGGGGGAAAGCCTTTGGGCATTGTAGTTCGATGCCTGTTTATAGCCTCAATCTTCATCGGAATTTTCTGGAATGCCAAGCAATTATGGCCTTTTTGCGACGTTTTCTTCGCAGGTATGATTTTCCCAACGGTGGTCGGGTTGATACTTATGAACCGGGAATACGCCGAATTAGTTCGGGAATTTTTTACAACTCCCGAAAAATATTACATGAAAGACAAGCGAAAAAGCTAG
- a CDS encoding urocanate hydratase — MTGNAKILYEVKAQRGNTLRCKGWRQETILRMLENNMENAEHPEKLIIYGGNGKCARNWESYHAIVKSLKELEDDETLVVQSGMPVAIFKTHKYAPVVVMATTNIMKADWPTFYDLEAKNLTIFAQYTAAPWEYIGTQGVIEGTFETLAAVGIKHYDGSLKNKIYLTAGAGGMGGNQTWAMKMHGGVAIVVDTDEEILKRRVEKKYMDVIVHTMDEAIALAKKSVSEGKPLGIGVVGNAADCFEEAYEKGFMPDVMSEMCPCHDPISYIPSGYSAEEARVLRNKDLDSYMVKARETMKRQLAAMLKYLDKGVPVFEYGTSIRKECVDAGMDRDDAMRLPAFVADYIRPLFCEGRGPFRWTCISGDPADLDRTDKLALELFGDDPIVGRWIRLAHEHLPIEALPARICYMGFGQRKKFALAVNELIKKGEIKGPVAFSRDNLDSGSIVNPTFESERMKDGGDLISDWPMLNGLLNACGMCDLIAIQANYSMGEAVHTGVTQIADGTDDACVRLEVAMTVDSGIGVIRHAQAGYETARQVAEGKGKITDEGIKVPLWWEPADKVTFGPDGSDRL; from the coding sequence ATGACAGGTAACGCCAAGATTCTCTACGAGGTAAAGGCCCAAAGAGGAAACACGCTCCGTTGCAAGGGGTGGCGACAAGAGACCATCCTGCGTATGCTGGAGAATAACATGGAGAACGCCGAACACCCAGAAAAGTTGATCATCTATGGCGGGAACGGCAAATGCGCCCGAAATTGGGAATCCTATCACGCAATAGTCAAGTCTCTCAAAGAACTGGAGGACGACGAGACCCTGGTTGTACAGTCAGGTATGCCCGTAGCCATATTCAAAACCCACAAATACGCTCCAGTGGTGGTCATGGCTACGACAAACATCATGAAGGCCGACTGGCCGACTTTCTACGATCTGGAGGCCAAGAATCTCACTATCTTCGCCCAGTACACCGCTGCACCATGGGAGTACATTGGCACTCAAGGGGTCATTGAGGGAACCTTCGAGACCTTGGCTGCTGTAGGTATAAAACATTACGACGGCAGCCTTAAGAACAAGATATACCTCACTGCTGGTGCTGGCGGTATGGGAGGCAACCAGACCTGGGCCATGAAGATGCACGGGGGTGTAGCCATTGTAGTGGACACCGACGAGGAGATCCTCAAACGTCGCGTGGAGAAAAAATACATGGATGTTATCGTTCATACCATGGACGAGGCAATTGCTCTCGCCAAGAAGTCAGTCTCCGAAGGCAAGCCGCTGGGAATAGGGGTGGTGGGGAACGCCGCCGATTGTTTTGAGGAAGCCTACGAAAAGGGCTTCATGCCTGATGTCATGAGTGAGATGTGCCCCTGCCACGACCCCATTTCCTACATTCCTTCAGGCTATTCTGCCGAGGAAGCTCGAGTTCTCAGGAATAAAGACCTGGACAGCTACATGGTCAAAGCTCGGGAAACCATGAAGCGACAGCTGGCAGCCATGCTCAAATATCTGGACAAAGGCGTACCGGTCTTTGAGTATGGAACCAGCATCCGAAAGGAATGCGTCGATGCTGGGATGGACAGGGATGACGCGATGCGCCTTCCGGCCTTCGTGGCCGACTACATCCGTCCCCTCTTCTGCGAGGGACGCGGACCGTTCCGTTGGACCTGCATTTCCGGCGACCCCGCCGATTTAGACAGAACCGACAAACTGGCTCTTGAGCTTTTCGGCGATGACCCCATCGTGGGACGGTGGATCCGCCTGGCTCACGAACATCTCCCCATTGAGGCTCTTCCAGCACGAATCTGTTATATGGGCTTCGGCCAACGGAAAAAGTTTGCCTTAGCTGTCAACGAACTTATCAAAAAAGGGGAAATCAAAGGCCCCGTCGCCTTCTCCCGAGACAACCTGGATTCGGGATCCATCGTAAATCCGACTTTTGAATCAGAACGAATGAAGGACGGAGGCGACCTAATCTCCGACTGGCCCATGCTCAATGGGCTCCTCAACGCCTGTGGTATGTGCGACCTTATCGCCATTCAGGCAAACTATTCCATGGGAGAGGCCGTCCATACCGGTGTCACTCAAATCGCCGACGGGACGGACGATGCCTGCGTCAGGCTTGAGGTAGCCATGACGGTTGACTCTGGCATTGGCGTCATACGCCACGCTCAAGCCGGCTACGAGACCGCCCGGCAGGTAGCCGAGGGCAAGGGGAAAATCACCGACGAGGGGATCAAGGTTCCCCTTTGGTGGGAACCTGCAGACAAGGTAACCTTCGGTC